The following coding sequences are from one Mustela lutreola isolate mMusLut2 chromosome 5, mMusLut2.pri, whole genome shotgun sequence window:
- the LOC131831463 gene encoding putative olfactory receptor 2W6 → MGRDNDSYQQAFILLGFSDRPRLEIILFAFILVFYILTLAGNTAIILLSIMDARLHTPMYFFLGNLSFLDLCFTTSIVPQLLWNLWGPEKTISYHGCVAQLYIYMVLGSTECVLLAVMSYDRYVAVCRPLHYTVVMHPRLCLQLVTVSWFCGFLNSFVMCPQTMQLSRCGRHTVDHFLCEMPALIAMSCEDTMLVEAFAFALGVALLLVPLSLILISYGMIAAAVVRIKSAAGRRKAFNTCSSHLMVVSLFYGTIIYMYLQPAKSYSQDQGKFLTLFYTIVTPSVNPLIYTLRNKDVKGAMKSILKGEKGAKET, encoded by the coding sequence ATGGGAAGAGACAATGATAGCTACCAACAAGCATTCATCTTGCTGGGCTTTTCTGATCGCCCTCGACTGGAGattattctctttgcttttatctTGGTCTTCTACATCCTGACCCTTGCTGGCAACACTGCTATCATCTTGTTGTCAATCATGGATGCTAGACTCCACACGCCCATGTACTTCTTTCTTGGGAACCTTTCTTTCTTGGATCTCTGCTTTACAACGAGCATTGTTCCCCAGCTGCTGTGGAACCTTTGGGGTCCAGAGAAGACCATCTCCTACCATGGCTGTGTGGCCCAGCTCTATATCTACATGGTGTTGGGCTCAACCGAGTGTGTTCTACTGGCTGTCATGTCCTATGACCGCTACGTGGCTGTCTGCCGGCCTCTGCATTACACTGTAGTCATGCACCCACGTCTCTGCCTGCAGTTGGTGACTGTGTCCTGGTTCTGTGGCTTTTTAAACTCCTTTGTCATGTGTCCCCAGACAATGCAACTCTCTCGATGTGGCCGCCACACAGTTGACCACTTTCTTTGTGAGATGCCTGCTCTGATTGCCATGTCCTGTGAAGACACCATGTTGGTGGAAGCATTTGCCTTTGCCCTAGGTGTCGCCCTTCTACTGGTGCCCCTCTCCTTGATCCTCATCTCCTATGGGATGATTGCTGCTGCTGTGGTGAGGATCAAGTCAGCTGCAGGGCGCAGGAAAGCATTCAATACCTGCTCTTCCCACCTAATGGTGGTCTCCCTTTTCTATGGGACCATCATCTACATGTACCTGCAGCCAGCCAAAAGCTACTCCCAAGACCAAGGCAAGTTCCTCACCCTCTTCTACACCATTGTCACTCCCAGTGTCAACCCTCTGATCTACACTCTGAGGAACAAGGATG